The genome window GAGAAGCTCAAGGCGCAGGTTGAGACCGTCAAGGCGGAGCTCAAGACAGAGGTCGACTCGCTCAAGGCCGAACTCGCCGCCGCCAAGGAATCCAGTGCCGATCTCACGGAGAATCTCGACAAGGTGACCAAGGAGGCTGGTGAGCTGCGCGATGTGGCTGCCGTCAAGACTTCTCTGGAGACGCAGCTCGAGGCAAGAAACAACGAGATCAAGTCTCTCACCGAACGTCTGGAAGCCTCGCAGAAACAGCTCAAGGAGGTCGAGGCCAAGCTCAAGGGCGAAGTCGAGTCTGCCAAGAAGAACGCAAAGGAGGCACAGTCGAAACTTACACAGTCCAATGCACGCGCAGACAAGGAGGAAGCTCGTGTCAAGGAGGTGGAGGCCGCCAAGACGGACGTGGAGAAGAATATCAAGACTCTCAACGGCCAGATCGAGACcttgaagaaggagaaggctgACAACGAGAAAAAGATTGACGACCTTACTAAGCAGCTTGAGAAGCAGGCGAGCGAATCCGTACCCGCTACCTCAACAACAACTGGGCCGACCGACTCGCCCGCAGCTGGAGGTGCTGCCGGTACTTCCAAGAACGCcaagaagaacaagaagaagaagggcaagggcggtgctgctgccgccgccgctgcgaCGCCTGCCACGCCCGCTACGACCGCAGGAACCGCGACACCGCCCGCAGCTGAGGAGGCCAAGGATGTTGACACGGATGCTCTGGAAGCGGAGATTTCTCGTCTCAAGGAGGAAGTCACCACCAAAGACTCCCAGATCGAGAGACTGACGAAGCAGCGCAAGACCGAGGAGGATCTTCGCGAGGAAATTGAGACGCTCCGTGACGAGGTCACCGAGATTGGCCAGGAGCATGTTGTGGCTAAAGAGAAGATCAAGAACCTTGAGGCTGAGAAGAAGGCTCTGCAGACGCGGATCGAGGAGCTTGAGAAGGAGCTTGGGTCTTCGGCAAACGACGCCAAGGCGACGGAGAAGCTCCAAGGCGAATTTGATAACCTCCAGCGCGAGTACGAGGATCTCAAGAGCAAGTCGTCGACGTTGCAGTCTGATCTCGGCGCCGCGCAACAGCTGGCGCAGAGCAGGTACAAGGATCTCACCGAACTGCGTGAGGTGCTGCAAAAGGCGCAGCCTGAGATGAAGAGCCTGCGTCAGGACTCTGCTGCGCTCAAGACGACCAAGGAGGAGCTTACCGCGAAGAATGCGGAGCTGCGTAACctcgagaagaaggagaaggatcTCAAGGCGGAAGTGACGAGGGCGCAGCGCCTGGCGTCGGACCGCGAGACCGAGATCAAGGCGCTCCGCGGCAAGGTTGAAGCCGAGACGAACAACAAGCTCCGTCTTGAGGATGCCCAGCGGGTGTCTGCGCGTGACTTGCGTCGCTCCGAGGCCGAAAAGGTTGAGCTCGCCGCCAAGGAGGAGAAGACGGCCCGGGAGCTCCAGCGGGTACAGGAGGACGCCAACAAACTCCGGCCCAAGGTCAAGGAGCTCGAAGAGCAAATCGAGAAGCTCGAAAAGGAGAAGAAGTCTCTTCAGGAGGAGGCGGATCTCAAGACGCAGCAGTATTCGAACGCGCAGGGTCTACTGGGCAGCATGCGCGACCAGACAGGCGAGCTGACGATACAGCTCAAGGAAGCGCGTTCGCAGTCCGAGTCGCTTGAGGAGGAGCTGGCCGAGATCCAGAAGCATCTTTCGGAGCGATCGCGTGAGGCGGAGCGGATGCGGGGGCTCCTTGCTGACGTGGACGAGCGCGCCGATAGTAAAGTGCGGGAGATGCGGGCGCGGATGGAGGCTGCGATTGAGGAGCGGGACCGGATGGAGGACGAATCGAGCACGCTCGCGCGTCGCAAGACGAGGGAGACGGAGGAGCTGAAGCAAAAGATTCGCGACCTGGAGCGGGATATCAAGACGCTTTCGacggagaaggaggagctgGAGAGCCGGGAGAGGGAGTGGAGGCGGAGGCGGGAGGAGCTCGAATCCGTGGAAGAGAAGGCCGAGGCGGAGGTCAAGGAGATGCGGTCTGCTGTTTCGGATCTGCGGACGACGCTGGACGCGTCGGAGCAGCAGGTTCGGGACGCCGAGAGGCAAAAGTCTGATTTGAGGAGGTTGCTTGAGGAGTCGAAGCAGAGGTTCGACAAGGTGAATAAGGAGCTCAAGACGGTGCAGACCAAGCTTGGGGCGAGTGTCACAAGCGGTCGGAGTTCGATGGACTCGAATCGGTCTGGGCTGAATGGTGGGCCTGCGGCTGGAGGCGCGGGAGGGTCTGCGGATACGTTGTATCTCAAGACGATTATGTTGCAGTTTTTGGAGCAGAAGGATAATAAGTTGCGGGAGCAGCTTGTGCCTGTTCTGGGGAGGATTCTCAAGTTTGACAAGTAAGTTTTGATCTCGCTTTTGATGTGTAGATGATGGATGTATTTGCTAACATGGGATTCACAGGAGCGATGAGCAAAAGTGGAAGAGTGCTATTCAGCACATCACTGTGAGGTGAGGATGAACAGGGAGTGATTGTATTAGTTTTGTATGAGTAAATACCCAGGATGGCTTCTTCCTATGCACATGATGGTTAGGCTATTTCTACGTGCCGTCAGTGGGGTGTGTCTTTGTTAGTGTTGCTTTGGTGTGATTAGTTGAGGCTCAATGCAAGATAAGGCAAGGTGAGGAAGGCAAGGTGAgcaaggtgaggtgaggtgtaGCCGGTGAGGTTGTGTAAGTTGGGCCGGTCTAGATTGTCAAACTGGCGGGGCAGTCGGCTTACCTCATGCCATGTGCCCCGCCATAGCTCCAGTTCCCCCGCGCCCGGAGCTCTCGCCGGATCTTTCCCTCCGCGGGCCCAGGGGTTGACTGCATGTGGGTGTCGTCATGGAGGCTTCACTGACCTCATCCGCTCGTGTACCATCCCCATGGCGGACAGTAATTCGCTGCCAGCCTTACCTGACGAGAATTTTACGTGTCTAAGTCTGACCGTAGAATCTCGATGACAGGGCTATTCCCCTTAAAAGCACCGCTTGGGGCTTGCTGCAGTTGCTCCCGCGCGTGCATTGCATTGTGTTTAAGATGACATGACAGCCTCTTCCGTGTCTCCTACGCTTCAATTGGCGCCTTCTGCATCTAGTCTCGATTTGTTAGATAACGATGAGATCATCCCGTGTACTTTCCCATCCAGTCGTCACCTCAGTACGAGGTTTATATAGCCGCCGCCTTCTGCCCTCAACTTCACCTCTTCTTGTGCTCCCTCACGCCGTCAACACAGCTAGATTGAGTATTTCCACCTCACTCATCACGCGAGCACACGCAACAATCTCTTCTCCCAACACCACACCCACGATCCACATCCCATCCCGCAAACACCCCATCCAACAAGCCAAAATGCCTACTGGCCAAAAGACATCCGGCCCCGAGGGCAACAAGCTCTTCACCCGCAACCACCTCTTTGACCTCACCGGCAAAGTCGCTCTCGTCACGGGTACGATACTTCCTCTCCCTCATCCCCCGAGACCGTGGTCTAACCCCCTCCAGGCGGCGGCACAGGCATAGGCCTAATGGCAACCCAAGCCCTCGCCTCCAACAGCGCGAAAGTCTACATCACCTCCCGCAACCAATCCAAGCTCGACAACACCGTCCAAACCTACGGCCAAAACGTCCCCGGCTCCATCGTCCCCATCGTCGCGGACGTCACCAAGAAATCCGACATTGACAAACTCTACAAGGAAATCGAATCAAAGGAACCCGCCCTCGACATCCTCGTCAACAACGCCGGCGTCTCCAGCGCCGCCTTCGAAGTCGAGAGCGACTCCGCGCAGGACATGAAAGCAAGCCTCTTCGACGACGCCTCCGCCGATTTCGAGGACTGGACCGAGACCTATCGCACAAACGTCGCGGCCGTCTTCTACGTCGCCGCGAGCTTCCTCCCCCTCCTGCAGAAATCCACAGACGAACAGCACGGCTGGTCCGGCACCGTCATCAACATCAGCAGCATCAGCGGCATGATTAAGAAGTCGCAGCACCACTTCTCGTATAACGCGTCCAAGGCGGCGACGATCCACGTGAACCGCATGCTCGCCGAGGAGATTGCGTCCAATGGGTTGAAGATCCGCGTGAACAGCATCGCGCCTGGTGTTTTCCCCAGTGAGATGACGACCAAGGGGCCGGCTGATGAGGAGCAGAAGAGCGAGATTCCAAAGGAGAAGTATGCTGATAAGGTTATCGCGGGACGGCCTGGGAGGGATGAGGATATGGCGTCTACGGTGCTGTTTTTTGCGTGTAATCAGTATTTGAATGGGCAGACGCTTGCTGTTGACGGGGGGTATACTCTTGCTGCTGGGATGTGAGGTGGGGGTGATTGGGAAGAGATTGTGGTACACGGGTTCGCTGCGGCGTTGGGGTCATGAAAACATGCTAGGCAAGGTGGGATGCGGATAGATTATCAATCGAGTCTTGAGATCCGAATTTGTGTCGGACCCTTTTGGGAAGGGAACGTGAAGTGGTTGTCAACAAGCACCGTCCGTTGTAGTCGATGGCTGAGCGGTACAATTCCAGCTTCCAGGAAGCGAGGATGTTGGCTCACGGTCCTACGTGATGCCATGGATGGCTTGTTTTTTTGTGCATTTTTCGGTGCGGTAGGTTTGGTGGGAAGCAGATGTTTGGCGAGTATGTGATATGTATTCAAATACCTTGTGTATCGGTGCTTGGTCGCTAGAATGATGAGAGGTCGCGAGTTCAAGTTGAATTATTttgcctcttttcttttccattTCAACTTGCTTACGAACGTGGGTTAGGTATCTAGATGTTATTAATCACTTATCTCGAGCTTCTAATGTTGATGCTTCGATACTTGACCTTGAGATGGGAAGATATTCAGGAATCTCAATTTAGTTAGGTTGACGAGACCGCTAAGCAGAGTTTTAGCATCTAGCAACAAATAGATGAGTACGTTACCCAGAATCCCAGAGGACCTCCGGCTCTAAGCATGTCGACGGCTTCATCTTCTTCGTGGTACTGTGCCAGGATGGCTTCTCGCTCCTGGAGGCGGGACTCCAACAGCTTGGCGGTGCGCCTCGAGGCCCGGACCTGCTCCGAAATCTTTTCCCACTCGGCGTTGATCATCTTGCCGACAGTGACGATGTtgtcctttataataatgcCCCAGGCGCCGACCTCTTCCTAATCTAACGTCTTTTCTATTTATGACAAAGAGTATAATTCTTGTAGTGCTATATTGTAGGACGACCCGAAGTAACGGTTAGGAGGGTGGGCTTAACGTTACTTGAGCGGGATTAGGTAGACATAGCGCGCAGAATTTGCCCTTCGCAGTATGCGAAAACTCGAAAATTCCCATAAACAATGCTAGAACTATGGATATGTCCAtgaattatattactttactatttaagtatagtagCTCGAAtgttaaaatagttattttaaCAGAGCTAGAAGTTTTAatcgttattacttatttttctaatatagttaaattatttatttaaaaaggacgttaaataattttagtattactaagagACCGGATCTAATAgcggtataataattaaaaaaaacaggttatataaatataaaaagggtttttaatatctatcggattaaaagtctaattcgaccgtaatatatagccgaatacgtaggggctaattaggggccctatttaggattatcatagctagcctaacttatagttagaacctcttttttatacttactacgtaaatatttatatagtttaattaatctttttattaattatagtttaaactaaatactttataataaggatactaatactaattagtaattaagttttattattataaattagtaaggtatctcgttatataaaagaaataactttttaatattatataggataggagattcgtactaattaactttataaaaataaataaaaaggggcgATCCTCGAAtattatacggaattaagtaattataaccctttattacttacgaaaagtcgatatttattacgttaaactatattaattgatagaactacttaagtaactagccttttactattattttaaatagcttttttactaaataacttttttattaccggcccgtaattagaaattagctagttaaattagtaaaaaaaaatacttacgtagcaattacttacttaattaattaatataataaataagctcgatagtataatataaaaaagaactacgtaattaaaaaaaagatttttaaatataaatattcttagtaagcgtaataagaacttatataggaattataaaactaagagatttataatatataaaaaggtctattattacgaggattttataattataactttaagctTAGGTTTAAAGGATCTCTTCgtagcctttttaattaccccccgatgttacttaggaatataatataaagaacggtttaataaaagaaaaagggatTTAGAAATCTTAAGAATATCgagttaaaagtattataaatctcggagattaatttaaaaaaaaggcggctaccctaaaatagttttataactttttattataattattattaacttaaaaaaaggctaagaaaatccggctttaaagggaaaaaaaaagaatcttttaaagggttattaaatagctctttttatattagctcctagtataaaattattaattttaaaaaattaactaagtaataaaagggattattaataagcgataattacttaattataattaagttataaaaaagactatttaaaaaatataaaatagaatactaagaagctataaaaaaaaagatctttaaggtatttagccttactaagtataagtaataattaaatatttttaataagtccttaacgtttataattttataaaaaagagggcttaactttattaattatacttaataacttatatagctcttttataagctatttagtatttatttttaactatttttataaaatactattttaaaagaagtaagttaaaaaaagaagctatttagaaattataaaaagtacgaggcttaagaagttagaaatatataaaatagcggatattaataactaataaagatcccgagactaattattatatctttttataataatataaacgtctattattattattaaaaaaaggaactattaaaacctacttttttatattaaataaaaagaggattttagtaagtacgataactagcgatttaaaaaagtaatagtaattattaaaaatagtaaaaacgagagtaatagcgagatagtaaaaagaaataggaatctcttagaccttaataaattcgttgaataataaaagtacggatttattataattaatacgcgggttaaatatattcttattaagattaaatacgctaataattattaata of Colletotrichum lupini chromosome 8, complete sequence contains these proteins:
- a CDS encoding GRIP domain-containing protein → MMGIQQRLKGAIDRTIAEEQARQEQARQRIEPGGGTGTGTPRRSDSTSRSNQSPARRPRPKKAAADAGAKDDGGSPSNPDPAVFEAAFALDDGEEPSRVGTPKPAADKDGNMEKSEENVKDKAEEGQNGDKEQEKGAEDATSTAAAAAPPAAAAEMSPEVKMKLRKLEKLEKTYPELLRSYRIAHGRATSIEPFERVLKEHTSVGSIREPEALVEYLNSLKQKEQMIMDEYKRVSIEKDDFKKKCEAAEKDVEKFKKEVEELKAAQAAAPAPATAPPTEESKDKVDAATDTKDDGSVKSPDASAVKSPLQQALGIFSPKQKAQEPGAEKPDEAAGDFFSYDEEAPKYESDMAAKDEEIEKLKAQVETVKAELKTEVDSLKAELAAAKESSADLTENLDKVTKEAGELRDVAAVKTSLETQLEARNNEIKSLTERLEASQKQLKEVEAKLKGEVESAKKNAKEAQSKLTQSNARADKEEARVKEVEAAKTDVEKNIKTLNGQIETLKKEKADNEKKIDDLTKQLEKQASESVPATSTTTGPTDSPAAGGAAGTSKNAKKNKKKKGKGGAAAAAAATPATPATTAGTATPPAAEEAKDVDTDALEAEISRLKEEVTTKDSQIERLTKQRKTEEDLREEIETLRDEVTEIGQEHVVAKEKIKNLEAEKKALQTRIEELEKELGSSANDAKATEKLQGEFDNLQREYEDLKSKSSTLQSDLGAAQQLAQSRYKDLTELREVLQKAQPEMKSLRQDSAALKTTKEELTAKNAELRNLEKKEKDLKAEVTRAQRLASDRETEIKALRGKVEAETNNKLRLEDAQRVSARDLRRSEAEKVELAAKEEKTARELQRVQEDANKLRPKVKELEEQIEKLEKEKKSLQEEADLKTQQYSNAQGLLGSMRDQTGELTIQLKEARSQSESLEEELAEIQKHLSERSREAERMRGLLADVDERADSKVREMRARMEAAIEERDRMEDESSTLARRKTRETEELKQKIRDLERDIKTLSTEKEELESREREWRRRREELESVEEKAEAEVKEMRSAVSDLRTTLDASEQQVRDAERQKSDLRRLLEESKQRFDKVNKELKTVQTKLGASVTSGRSSMDSNRSGLNGGPAAGGAGGSADTLYLKTIMLQFLEQKDNKLREQLVPVLGRILKFDKSDEQKWKSAIQHITVR
- a CDS encoding short chain dehydrogenase; amino-acid sequence: MPTGQKTSGPEGNKLFTRNHLFDLTGKVALVTGGGTGIGLMATQALASNSAKVYITSRNQSKLDNTVQTYGQNVPGSIVPIVADVTKKSDIDKLYKEIESKEPALDILVNNAGVSSAAFEVESDSAQDMKASLFDDASADFEDWTETYRTNVAAVFYVAASFLPLLQKSTDEQHGWSGTVINISSISGMIKKSQHHFSYNASKAATIHVNRMLAEEIASNGLKIRVNSIAPGVFPSEMTTKGPADEEQKSEIPKEKYADKVIAGRPGRDEDMASTVLFFACNQYLNGQTLAVDGGYTLAAGM